A single window of Lacerta agilis isolate rLacAgi1 chromosome 12, rLacAgi1.pri, whole genome shotgun sequence DNA harbors:
- the LOC117056121 gene encoding phospholipase A and acyltransferase 2-like codes for MAQRPKPGDQIEISRLGYQHWAIYVGDGYVVHLTSADGGIGNSPPIPLSANTKKALVKKEKLSKVAGKDNWKVNNEKDRKYKVMPVNEILSNANKCVGMEIDYNVITMNCEHFAAKLRYGQRVSRQADVGLWGTFGATVGAVVLGLSLIAVEIIGKRH; via the exons AGACCAAAGCCTGGAGACCAGATTGAGATTTCTCGACTTGGTTACCAACATTGGGCTATCTACGTAGGGGATGGATATGTAGTCCACCTGACTTCTGCAG ATGGGGGTATAGGAAATTCTCCCCCTATTCCCTTGTCTGCCAAcacaaaaaaagcactggtgaagaaagaaaagctttCAAAAGTGGCAGGAAAAGACAACTGGAAGGTCAACAACGAGAAGGACAGAAAATATAAAGTCATGCCTGTAAACGAAATACTAAGCAATGCAAACAAATGTGTTGGGATGGAGATAGACTACAATGTGATCACGATGAACTGCGAACATTTTGCCGCCAAACTACGATATGGCCAACGTGTCAGTAGACAG GCAGATGTCGGTCTCTGGGGGACATTCGGTGCTACTGTAGGAGCTGTGGTCTTGGGTCTAAGCTTGATAGCAGTCGAGATCATCGGTAAACGTCATTAG